In Hemiscyllium ocellatum isolate sHemOce1 chromosome 2, sHemOce1.pat.X.cur, whole genome shotgun sequence, a single window of DNA contains:
- the glrx gene encoding glutaredoxin-1 yields the protein MAQDYVDSKIHADKVVLFIKQGCPYCISARNVLEAYDFKQGRLQIYDISGLPEMKAIQDYFEKITGARTVPRVFIGTECVGGGSDVVKLENDGLLKGKLSAIGAI from the exons ATGGCACAGGATTACGTGGACAGTAAAATTCATGCAGATAAGGTGGTTCTTTTCATCAAGCAGGGCTGCCCTTATTGTATATCAGCGCGGAATGTGCTTGAAGCCTACGATTTCAAGCAAGGCCGTTTGCAGATCTACGATATTAGTGGCCTTCCCGAAATGAAAGCTATCCAAGACTACTTTGAAAAAATAACCGGAGCCAGAACT GTGCCACGTGTGTTCATTGGGACTGAATGTGTTGGAGGTGGCTCGGATGTTGTTAAGCTGGAAAACGACGGATTGCTGAAGGGCAAACTGAGTGCCATTGGTGCCATCTAA